The Melitaea cinxia chromosome 24, ilMelCinx1.1, whole genome shotgun sequence genome window below encodes:
- the LOC123665757 gene encoding uncharacterized protein LOC123665757 — MQAFVRGLKEPLGSRIRCMRPETIEKALEFVQEELNIMYLQQRNDPPKYNTQNTSKTTSHNIVLNSPSAMRPVPNWPVPVGPRYYQPQPQGFKFNSPVAQPQAFKFNNQQNRFPSRTQQMFRAPPPNYNPQSNVFRLPPRSNPPHNFNVKPMSGVSHFVPKPLPPRIPGHDWQRFGNPPPSNYLKSKEVNFNETYDDYNCYPDYYYDQYYTDYTDSYSDYNYHDYQNTIHTPYEYPYDIDSQDYNSPSNNNEEPPQPSTSQKEQDFTKDSRDSKPR, encoded by the coding sequence atgcAGGCTTTCGTACGTGGGTTAAAAGAACCCCTAGGTTCACGTATCCGTTGCATGCGTCCAGAAACGATTGAAAAGGCTTTAGAATTTGTTCAAGAAGAactaaatataatgtatttacagCAGCGTAATGATCCTCCTAAATATAATACTCAGAATACGTCTAAGACTACGTCTcataatatagtattaaatagTCCCAGCGCTATGCGACCCGTACCTAACTGGCCCGTTCCAGTTGGACCGCGTTATTACCAGCCACAACCCCaaggttttaaatttaactCTCCTGTTGCACAGCCCCAAgcttttaaattcaataatcaACAGAATCGTTTCCCTAGTCGAACCCAGCAAATGTTTCGCGCACCGCCACCGAATTACAACCCCCAGAGTAATGTGTTTCGTTTACCGCCCCGATCAAATCCCCCACACAATTTTAATGTGAAGCCTATGAGTGGAGTCAGTCACTTTGTTCCTAAGCCATTACCACCTAGAATCCCTGGACATGACTGGCAGAGATTTGGAAACCCTCCTCCATCGAATTACTTGAAATCAAAAGAAGTTAACTTTAATGAGACTTATGACGACTATAATTGTTACCCAGACTACTATTACGACCAATACTATACCGACTATACTGATTCGTACAGTGATTATAATTATCATGACTATCAAAATACTATTCATACCCCCTACGAGTACCCTTATGACATCGACTCTCAAGACTACAACTCACCTTCTAATAACAATGAAGAACCCCCACAACCTTCTACAAGTCAAAAGGAGCAGGATTTTACGAAGGATTCCCGCGATTCAAAACCAAGATAG